Proteins encoded together in one Triticum dicoccoides isolate Atlit2015 ecotype Zavitan chromosome 7B, WEW_v2.0, whole genome shotgun sequence window:
- the LOC119339945 gene encoding putative laccase-9 encodes MGLAKIPAVLWLLGAVLALGVSVSPAQGAKTRYHDFFIKESNYTRLCKERTVLTVNGQFPGPTIYARKGDLVIVNVYNQGDKNITIHWHGVDQPRNPWSDGPEYITQCPIRPGGNFTYRVILSEEEGTLWWHAHSDYDRTTIHGAIVIHPKLGTTFPFKKPHKEIPVILGEWWKADVNHLLEEAERTGGEINISDANTINGQPGDLFPCSKASTYKIPVQHGKTYLLRIINAGLSNDLFFAIAGHNLTVVGTDGHYTKPFTVKHIMIAPGQTMDALLEANRADGGRYYMAARTFATHPDIEVNNSTATAIVEYMDDTPARGLPEFPANLPGVKDIDSATAYTAQLRSLGSKDHPVDVPRQVDERMLVTIAVNVLPCAPHETCGGPDGNRQAASLNNVSFANPSVDILGAYYRSVRGVFNADFPNKPPFFFNFTDVDNDPVERWATKRGTKVKVVEYGAVVEVVFQGTSILGAENHPMHLHGFTFYVVGRGFGNFDEQKDPATYNLVDPPHQNTVSVPKAGWAAIRFRAANPGVWFMHCHFDRHVVWGMSTVFIVKDGKATGAKMMPPPPNMPTC; translated from the exons ATGGGTCTAGCTAAGATACCGGCGGTGCTTTGGTTACTTGGGGCGGTGTTGGCGCTGGGAGTTTCCGTTAGCCCCGCTCAGGGCGCCAAGACTCGTTACCACGATTTCTTT ATTAAGGAGAGCAACTACACGAGGCTGTGCAAGGAGAGGACCGTCCTCACCGTCAACGGGCAGTTCCCCGGCCCTACCATCTACGCGCGCAAGGGCGACCTTGTCATCGTCAACGTCTACAACCAAGGCGATAAAAACATCACCATTCACTG GCATGGTGTGGACCAGCCACGCAACCCGTGGTCCGACGGGCCAGAGTACATTACCCAGTGTCCCATCCGCCCCGGCGGCAACTTCACCTACCGTGTCATCTTGTCTGAGGAAGAGGGAACGCTTTGGTGGCACGCGCACAGCGACTATGACCGCACCACAATCCACGGCGCCATTGTCATCCACCCTAAGCTCGGAACCACCTTCCCCTTCAAGAAGCCACACAAGGAGATACCCGTCATACTCG GTGAGTGGTGGAAGGCCGACGTGAACCATCTACTCGAGGAGGCGGAGCGGACCGGCGGCGAGATCAATATCTCAGACGCGAACACCATCAACGGCCAGCCAGGGGACCTGTTCCCGTGCTCCAAGGCCAGCACCTACAAGATACCGGTGCAACACGGTAAGACGTACCTGCTCCGGATCATCAACGCGGGGCTCTCCAACGACCTCTTCTTCGCCATCGCCGGGCACAACCTCACCGTGGTCGGCACCGACGGCCACTACACTAAGCCGTTCACCGTCAAGCACATCATGATCGCCCCAGGTCAAACCATGGACGCGCTTCTCGAGGCCAACCGCGCCGATGGCGGTCGGTACTACATGGCCGCGAGGACGTTCGCAACACACCCCGACATTGAGGTCAACAACAGCACCGCCACCGCCATCGTGGAATACATGGACGACACACCGGCGCGTGGCCTGCCGGAGTTCCCTGCCAACCTTCCGGGCGTCAAAGACATCGACTCGGCGACGGCGTACACGGCGCAGCTCCGGTCCCTGGGCAGCAAGGACCACCCAGTGGACGTGCCGAGGCAGGTCGACGAGCGTATGCTCGTCACCATCGCCGTCAACGTGCTCCCCTGCGCGCCCCACGAGACGTGCGGGGGCCCCGACGGCAACCGCCAAGCGGCGAGCCTCAACAACGTCAGCTTCGCGAACCCGTCCGTCGACATCCTCGGCGCCTACTACCGCTCCGTCCGCGGCGTGTTCAACGCAGACTTCCCCAACAAGCCGCCcttcttcttcaacttcacggACGTCGACAACGACCCCGTCGAGCGCTGGGCCACCAAGCGCGGCACCAAGGTGAAGGTGGTGGAGTACGGCGCCGTCGTGGAGGTGGTGTTCCAGGGCACCTCCATCCTCGGCGCCGAGAACCACCCCATGCACCTGCACGGCTTCACGTTCTACGTGGTAGGCAGAGGGTTCGGGAATTTTGACGAGCAGAAGGACCCGGCCACCTATAACTTGGTTGACCCGCCGCACCAGAACACGGTCTCCGTGCCCAAAGCTGGCTGGGCCGCTATCCGATTCCGCGCGGCGAATCCAG GTGTCTGGTTCATGCATTGCCACTTTGATCGCCATGTGGTGTGGGGAATGAGCACCGTCTTCATCGTGAAGGATGGCAAGGCTACTGGAGCTAAAATGATGCCTCCGCCTCCCAACATGCCTACCTGCTAA